The following coding sequences lie in one Gadus macrocephalus chromosome 1, ASM3116895v1 genomic window:
- the prickle3 gene encoding protein prickle isoform X1 yields MFSRGSKKRRSNRSQQQQQQEDPDKGQPCMRCGDQCPGFSVHGWRKICVHCKCVREEHAVRAVPGQLEKMMTKLVSDFQRHSISDDDSGCASEEYAWVPPGLKPEQVYQYFSCLPEDRVPYVNSPGERYRIKQLLHQLPAHDSEPQYCNSLDDEEKKELRLFSQQRKRQNLGRGMVRLFPLTMTGGVCQQCERQISGGDIAVFAGRAGQGSCWHPECFQCASCSELLVDLIYFHQEGEIYCGRHHAERLKPRCQACDEIILADECTEAEGRHWHMQHFCCFECEASLGGLRYIMRESRPYCCSCYEGLYAEYCDTCGDQIGIDQGQMTYEGQHWHAVESCFCCARCRLALLGRPFLPRGGLIFCSRACSLGEDPNNSDSCDSAVQSRSPQHQRSERADKVRHPPRCAPQAPLGGANLYITLAKDSIHTGVENKGVNCSPQNGAPLVSGQPHLRGSYSPLPHIHLGNGFGPPWPRDASHYGLPSGERGSKPSLGSLEPQGELLGHTVHPLSSLHSRGTSTAIDCRSWVERSSPARPVFPPNQSPVLHVSRAPLSESPPLPPAIPDDFPPPLPTKARDFKACDSPVLSLPPPEDRLGSPPPLARNGAARVSFREPISSSYSVDEDEEEDEEEEENEEEEEEGRAGEGEDGRLDEEELEEGFGRRLHLKKGIPPQMDLLDGSGYQQRSLRRGVSRNRVTSDSSLHLGTERRFRRTPSDRPRLDALDWRGGGGGGGGGGRGGGDGERKGGPSLSLQQGHQKHEEGCSTCSSSSDSEEEGFFLGQPIPLPPQLRRQQQQQAAGGQEEDAKGEREEGGRDRGLRGSMRRGRQAESLGAKDKDKNCAIS; encoded by the exons GAAGATCTGCGTGCACTGCAagtgtgtgagggaggagcATGCGGTGCGCGCCGTCCCGGGACAGCTGGAGAAGATGATGACCAAGCTGGTGTCGGACTTCCAGAGGCACTCCATCTCCGACGACGACTCGGGATGCGCCTCCGAGGAGTACGCCTGGGTCCCGCCGGGGCTCAAGCCTGAACAG GTGTACCAGTACTTCAGCTGTCTCCCTGAGGACCGGGTGCCTTACGTCAACAGCCCCGGAGAGCGATACCGCATCAAGCAGCTGCTTCACCAGCTGCCCGCGCATGACAGTGAG CCCCAGTACTGCAACTCCCTGGACgatgaggagaagaaggagctgCGTCTGTTCAGCcagcagaggaagaggcagaaCCTGGGCCGCGGCATGGTGCGCCTCTTCCCCCTCACCATGACCGGGGGCGTCTGCCAGCAG tgCGAGCGGCAGATCAGCGGCGGGGACATTGCGGTGTTTGCGGGCCGGGCGGGGCAGGGCAGCTGCTGGCACCCCGAGTGCTTCCAGTGCGCCTCCTGCAGCGAGCTGCTGGTGGACCTCATCTACTTCCACCAGGAGGGGGAGATCTACTGCGGACGGCACCACGCCGAGAGGCTCAAGCCCCGCTGTCAGGCCTGCGACGAG ATCATCCTGGCTGACGAGTGCACGGAGGCGGAGGGCCGGCACTGGCACATGCAGCACTTCTGCTGCTTTGAGTGCGAGGCGTCGCTGGGCGGCCTGCGCTACATCATGAGGGAGAGCCGGCCGTACTGCTGCTCCTGCTACGAGGGCCTCTACGCAGAGTACTGCGACACCTGCGGGGATCAGAtcg GTATCGACCAGGGCCAGATGACGTACGAGGGCCAGCACTGGCACGCGGTGGAGTCCTGTTTCTGCTGCGCCCGCTGCCGCCTGGCGCTGCTCGGGCGTCCCTTCCTCCCGCGTGGGGGGCTTATCTTCTGCTCCCGGGCCTGTTCCCTGGGAGAGGACCCCAACAACTCTGACTCCTGCGACTCGGCCGTCCAGAGCCGGTCCCCGCAGCACCAGCGCTCCGAGAGGGCCGATAAAGTCAGGCATCCTCCGCGCTGTGCTCCACAAGCACCACTAGGGGGAGCCAACCTCTACATTACCCTCGCAAAGGACAGCATTCACACGGGGGTGGAGAATAAAG GTGTTAATTGCTCTCCTCAAAACGGCGCGCCTCTGGTGAGCGGCCAACCCCACCTACGAGGCTCGTACTCTCCCCTTCCTCACATTCACTTGGGGAACGGCTTCGGCCCGCCGTGGCCCAGAGACGCGTCCCACTACGGTTTGCCCTCTGGGGAGCGCGGGTCCAAACCGTCCCTGGGCAGCCTGGAGCCCCAGGGAGAGCTCCTGGGCCACACCGTGCACCCGCTCAGCAGCCTGCACTCCAGAGGCACGTCCACAGCCATCGACTGCAGGAGCTGGGTGGAGCGCAGCAGTCCTGCCCGACCAG TCTTCCCTCCCAACCAATCGCCGGTCCTCCATGTCAGCCGCGCCCCCCTCTCCGAgtccccccctctcccgcctGCCATCCCAGACGActtcccgccccccctccccaccaagGCCCGGGACTTTAAGGCCTGCGACTCCCCCGTGCTGAGTCTCCCCCCGCCGGAGGACCGCCTCGGCAGCCCCCCTCCGCTGGCCCGCAACGGGGCGGCCCGGGTCAGCTTCAGAGAGCCCATCAGCTCCAGCTATTCTGTggatgaagacgaggaggaggacgaggaggaagaggagaacgaggaggaggaggaggaggggcgggcgggagagggggaggacggcCGTCTGGATGAGGAAGAGTTGGAGGAAGGGTTCGGGCGCAGGCTGCATCTGAAGAAGGGCATTCCTCCTCAGATGGATCTACTGG ATGGATCCGGCTACCAGCAGCGCAGCCTGCGCCGCGGTGTGAGCCGCAACCGCGTCACCTCCGACTCCAGCCTCCACCTGGGCACCGAGAGGCGGTTCCGCCGCACGCCGTCGGACCGGCCGCGGCTCGACGCCCTGgactggagaggaggggggggaggaggaggaggaggaggaagaggaggaggagacggggagaggaagggcggcccctccctgtccctccagcAGGGCCACCAGAAACACGAGGAGGgctgctccacctgctcctcctcctcagactctgaggaggagggCTTCTTCCTGGGCCAGCCCATCCCGCTGCCCCCCCAGCTccggaggcagcagcagcagcaggccgcgGGCGGACAGGAGGAAGACGCCAagggggagcgggaggagggggggagggaccgGGGTCTCCGGGGCAGCATGAGGCGGGGAAGGCAGGCCGAGAGCTTGGGGGCCAAGGACAAAGACAAAAACTGTGCCATCTCCTAG
- the prickle3 gene encoding protein prickle isoform X3, translating to MFSRGSKKRRSNRSQQQQEDPDKGQPCMRCGDQCPGFSVHGWRKICVHCKCVREEHAVRAVPGQLEKMMTKLVSDFQRHSISDDDSGCASEEYAWVPPGLKPEQVYQYFSCLPEDRVPYVNSPGERYRIKQLLHQLPAHDSEPQYCNSLDDEEKKELRLFSQQRKRQNLGRGMVRLFPLTMTGGVCQQCERQISGGDIAVFAGRAGQGSCWHPECFQCASCSELLVDLIYFHQEGEIYCGRHHAERLKPRCQACDEIILADECTEAEGRHWHMQHFCCFECEASLGGLRYIMRESRPYCCSCYEGLYAEYCDTCGDQIGIDQGQMTYEGQHWHAVESCFCCARCRLALLGRPFLPRGGLIFCSRACSLGEDPNNSDSCDSAVQSRSPQHQRSERADKVRHPPRCAPQAPLGGANLYITLAKDSIHTGVENKGVNCSPQNGAPLVSGQPHLRGSYSPLPHIHLGNGFGPPWPRDASHYGLPSGERGSKPSLGSLEPQGELLGHTVHPLSSLHSRGTSTAIDCRSWVERSSPARPVFPPNQSPVLHVSRAPLSESPPLPPAIPDDFPPPLPTKARDFKACDSPVLSLPPPEDRLGSPPPLARNGAARVSFREPISSSYSVDEDEEEDEEEEENEEEEEEGRAGEGEDGRLDEEELEEGFGRRLHLKKGIPPQMDLLDGSGYQQRSLRRGVSRNRVTSDSSLHLGTERRFRRTPSDRPRLDALDWRGGGGGGGGGGRGGGDGERKGGPSLSLQQGHQKHEEGCSTCSSSSDSEEEGFFLGQPIPLPPQLRRQQQQQAAGGQEEDAKGEREEGGRDRGLRGSMRRGRQAESLGAKDKDKNCAIS from the exons GAAGATCTGCGTGCACTGCAagtgtgtgagggaggagcATGCGGTGCGCGCCGTCCCGGGACAGCTGGAGAAGATGATGACCAAGCTGGTGTCGGACTTCCAGAGGCACTCCATCTCCGACGACGACTCGGGATGCGCCTCCGAGGAGTACGCCTGGGTCCCGCCGGGGCTCAAGCCTGAACAG GTGTACCAGTACTTCAGCTGTCTCCCTGAGGACCGGGTGCCTTACGTCAACAGCCCCGGAGAGCGATACCGCATCAAGCAGCTGCTTCACCAGCTGCCCGCGCATGACAGTGAG CCCCAGTACTGCAACTCCCTGGACgatgaggagaagaaggagctgCGTCTGTTCAGCcagcagaggaagaggcagaaCCTGGGCCGCGGCATGGTGCGCCTCTTCCCCCTCACCATGACCGGGGGCGTCTGCCAGCAG tgCGAGCGGCAGATCAGCGGCGGGGACATTGCGGTGTTTGCGGGCCGGGCGGGGCAGGGCAGCTGCTGGCACCCCGAGTGCTTCCAGTGCGCCTCCTGCAGCGAGCTGCTGGTGGACCTCATCTACTTCCACCAGGAGGGGGAGATCTACTGCGGACGGCACCACGCCGAGAGGCTCAAGCCCCGCTGTCAGGCCTGCGACGAG ATCATCCTGGCTGACGAGTGCACGGAGGCGGAGGGCCGGCACTGGCACATGCAGCACTTCTGCTGCTTTGAGTGCGAGGCGTCGCTGGGCGGCCTGCGCTACATCATGAGGGAGAGCCGGCCGTACTGCTGCTCCTGCTACGAGGGCCTCTACGCAGAGTACTGCGACACCTGCGGGGATCAGAtcg GTATCGACCAGGGCCAGATGACGTACGAGGGCCAGCACTGGCACGCGGTGGAGTCCTGTTTCTGCTGCGCCCGCTGCCGCCTGGCGCTGCTCGGGCGTCCCTTCCTCCCGCGTGGGGGGCTTATCTTCTGCTCCCGGGCCTGTTCCCTGGGAGAGGACCCCAACAACTCTGACTCCTGCGACTCGGCCGTCCAGAGCCGGTCCCCGCAGCACCAGCGCTCCGAGAGGGCCGATAAAGTCAGGCATCCTCCGCGCTGTGCTCCACAAGCACCACTAGGGGGAGCCAACCTCTACATTACCCTCGCAAAGGACAGCATTCACACGGGGGTGGAGAATAAAG GTGTTAATTGCTCTCCTCAAAACGGCGCGCCTCTGGTGAGCGGCCAACCCCACCTACGAGGCTCGTACTCTCCCCTTCCTCACATTCACTTGGGGAACGGCTTCGGCCCGCCGTGGCCCAGAGACGCGTCCCACTACGGTTTGCCCTCTGGGGAGCGCGGGTCCAAACCGTCCCTGGGCAGCCTGGAGCCCCAGGGAGAGCTCCTGGGCCACACCGTGCACCCGCTCAGCAGCCTGCACTCCAGAGGCACGTCCACAGCCATCGACTGCAGGAGCTGGGTGGAGCGCAGCAGTCCTGCCCGACCAG TCTTCCCTCCCAACCAATCGCCGGTCCTCCATGTCAGCCGCGCCCCCCTCTCCGAgtccccccctctcccgcctGCCATCCCAGACGActtcccgccccccctccccaccaagGCCCGGGACTTTAAGGCCTGCGACTCCCCCGTGCTGAGTCTCCCCCCGCCGGAGGACCGCCTCGGCAGCCCCCCTCCGCTGGCCCGCAACGGGGCGGCCCGGGTCAGCTTCAGAGAGCCCATCAGCTCCAGCTATTCTGTggatgaagacgaggaggaggacgaggaggaagaggagaacgaggaggaggaggaggaggggcgggcgggagagggggaggacggcCGTCTGGATGAGGAAGAGTTGGAGGAAGGGTTCGGGCGCAGGCTGCATCTGAAGAAGGGCATTCCTCCTCAGATGGATCTACTGG ATGGATCCGGCTACCAGCAGCGCAGCCTGCGCCGCGGTGTGAGCCGCAACCGCGTCACCTCCGACTCCAGCCTCCACCTGGGCACCGAGAGGCGGTTCCGCCGCACGCCGTCGGACCGGCCGCGGCTCGACGCCCTGgactggagaggaggggggggaggaggaggaggaggaggaagaggaggaggagacggggagaggaagggcggcccctccctgtccctccagcAGGGCCACCAGAAACACGAGGAGGgctgctccacctgctcctcctcctcagactctgaggaggagggCTTCTTCCTGGGCCAGCCCATCCCGCTGCCCCCCCAGCTccggaggcagcagcagcagcaggccgcgGGCGGACAGGAGGAAGACGCCAagggggagcgggaggagggggggagggaccgGGGTCTCCGGGGCAGCATGAGGCGGGGAAGGCAGGCCGAGAGCTTGGGGGCCAAGGACAAAGACAAAAACTGTGCCATCTCCTAG
- the prickle3 gene encoding protein prickle isoform X4 yields MMTKLVSDFQRHSISDDDSGCASEEYAWVPPGLKPEQVYQYFSCLPEDRVPYVNSPGERYRIKQLLHQLPAHDSEPQYCNSLDDEEKKELRLFSQQRKRQNLGRGMVRLFPLTMTGGVCQQCERQISGGDIAVFAGRAGQGSCWHPECFQCASCSELLVDLIYFHQEGEIYCGRHHAERLKPRCQACDEIILADECTEAEGRHWHMQHFCCFECEASLGGLRYIMRESRPYCCSCYEGLYAEYCDTCGDQIGIDQGQMTYEGQHWHAVESCFCCARCRLALLGRPFLPRGGLIFCSRACSLGEDPNNSDSCDSAVQSRSPQHQRSERADKVRHPPRCAPQAPLGGANLYITLAKDSIHTGVENKGVNCSPQNGAPLVSGQPHLRGSYSPLPHIHLGNGFGPPWPRDASHYGLPSGERGSKPSLGSLEPQGELLGHTVHPLSSLHSRGTSTAIDCRSWVERSSPARPVFPPNQSPVLHVSRAPLSESPPLPPAIPDDFPPPLPTKARDFKACDSPVLSLPPPEDRLGSPPPLARNGAARVSFREPISSSYSVDEDEEEDEEEEENEEEEEEGRAGEGEDGRLDEEELEEGFGRRLHLKKGIPPQMDLLDGSGYQQRSLRRGVSRNRVTSDSSLHLGTERRFRRTPSDRPRLDALDWRGGGGGGGGGGRGGGDGERKGGPSLSLQQGHQKHEEGCSTCSSSSDSEEEGFFLGQPIPLPPQLRRQQQQQAAGGQEEDAKGEREEGGRDRGLRGSMRRGRQAESLGAKDKDKNCAIS; encoded by the exons ATGATGACCAAGCTGGTGTCGGACTTCCAGAGGCACTCCATCTCCGACGACGACTCGGGATGCGCCTCCGAGGAGTACGCCTGGGTCCCGCCGGGGCTCAAGCCTGAACAG GTGTACCAGTACTTCAGCTGTCTCCCTGAGGACCGGGTGCCTTACGTCAACAGCCCCGGAGAGCGATACCGCATCAAGCAGCTGCTTCACCAGCTGCCCGCGCATGACAGTGAG CCCCAGTACTGCAACTCCCTGGACgatgaggagaagaaggagctgCGTCTGTTCAGCcagcagaggaagaggcagaaCCTGGGCCGCGGCATGGTGCGCCTCTTCCCCCTCACCATGACCGGGGGCGTCTGCCAGCAG tgCGAGCGGCAGATCAGCGGCGGGGACATTGCGGTGTTTGCGGGCCGGGCGGGGCAGGGCAGCTGCTGGCACCCCGAGTGCTTCCAGTGCGCCTCCTGCAGCGAGCTGCTGGTGGACCTCATCTACTTCCACCAGGAGGGGGAGATCTACTGCGGACGGCACCACGCCGAGAGGCTCAAGCCCCGCTGTCAGGCCTGCGACGAG ATCATCCTGGCTGACGAGTGCACGGAGGCGGAGGGCCGGCACTGGCACATGCAGCACTTCTGCTGCTTTGAGTGCGAGGCGTCGCTGGGCGGCCTGCGCTACATCATGAGGGAGAGCCGGCCGTACTGCTGCTCCTGCTACGAGGGCCTCTACGCAGAGTACTGCGACACCTGCGGGGATCAGAtcg GTATCGACCAGGGCCAGATGACGTACGAGGGCCAGCACTGGCACGCGGTGGAGTCCTGTTTCTGCTGCGCCCGCTGCCGCCTGGCGCTGCTCGGGCGTCCCTTCCTCCCGCGTGGGGGGCTTATCTTCTGCTCCCGGGCCTGTTCCCTGGGAGAGGACCCCAACAACTCTGACTCCTGCGACTCGGCCGTCCAGAGCCGGTCCCCGCAGCACCAGCGCTCCGAGAGGGCCGATAAAGTCAGGCATCCTCCGCGCTGTGCTCCACAAGCACCACTAGGGGGAGCCAACCTCTACATTACCCTCGCAAAGGACAGCATTCACACGGGGGTGGAGAATAAAG GTGTTAATTGCTCTCCTCAAAACGGCGCGCCTCTGGTGAGCGGCCAACCCCACCTACGAGGCTCGTACTCTCCCCTTCCTCACATTCACTTGGGGAACGGCTTCGGCCCGCCGTGGCCCAGAGACGCGTCCCACTACGGTTTGCCCTCTGGGGAGCGCGGGTCCAAACCGTCCCTGGGCAGCCTGGAGCCCCAGGGAGAGCTCCTGGGCCACACCGTGCACCCGCTCAGCAGCCTGCACTCCAGAGGCACGTCCACAGCCATCGACTGCAGGAGCTGGGTGGAGCGCAGCAGTCCTGCCCGACCAG TCTTCCCTCCCAACCAATCGCCGGTCCTCCATGTCAGCCGCGCCCCCCTCTCCGAgtccccccctctcccgcctGCCATCCCAGACGActtcccgccccccctccccaccaagGCCCGGGACTTTAAGGCCTGCGACTCCCCCGTGCTGAGTCTCCCCCCGCCGGAGGACCGCCTCGGCAGCCCCCCTCCGCTGGCCCGCAACGGGGCGGCCCGGGTCAGCTTCAGAGAGCCCATCAGCTCCAGCTATTCTGTggatgaagacgaggaggaggacgaggaggaagaggagaacgaggaggaggaggaggaggggcgggcgggagagggggaggacggcCGTCTGGATGAGGAAGAGTTGGAGGAAGGGTTCGGGCGCAGGCTGCATCTGAAGAAGGGCATTCCTCCTCAGATGGATCTACTGG ATGGATCCGGCTACCAGCAGCGCAGCCTGCGCCGCGGTGTGAGCCGCAACCGCGTCACCTCCGACTCCAGCCTCCACCTGGGCACCGAGAGGCGGTTCCGCCGCACGCCGTCGGACCGGCCGCGGCTCGACGCCCTGgactggagaggaggggggggaggaggaggaggaggaggaagaggaggaggagacggggagaggaagggcggcccctccctgtccctccagcAGGGCCACCAGAAACACGAGGAGGgctgctccacctgctcctcctcctcagactctgaggaggagggCTTCTTCCTGGGCCAGCCCATCCCGCTGCCCCCCCAGCTccggaggcagcagcagcagcaggccgcgGGCGGACAGGAGGAAGACGCCAagggggagcgggaggagggggggagggaccgGGGTCTCCGGGGCAGCATGAGGCGGGGAAGGCAGGCCGAGAGCTTGGGGGCCAAGGACAAAGACAAAAACTGTGCCATCTCCTAG
- the prickle3 gene encoding protein prickle isoform X2 yields MFSRGSKKRRSNRSQQQQQEDPDKGQPCMRCGDQCPGFSVHGWRKICVHCKCVREEHAVRAVPGQLEKMMTKLVSDFQRHSISDDDSGCASEEYAWVPPGLKPEQVYQYFSCLPEDRVPYVNSPGERYRIKQLLHQLPAHDSEPQYCNSLDDEEKKELRLFSQQRKRQNLGRGMVRLFPLTMTGGVCQQCERQISGGDIAVFAGRAGQGSCWHPECFQCASCSELLVDLIYFHQEGEIYCGRHHAERLKPRCQACDEIILADECTEAEGRHWHMQHFCCFECEASLGGLRYIMRESRPYCCSCYEGLYAEYCDTCGDQIGIDQGQMTYEGQHWHAVESCFCCARCRLALLGRPFLPRGGLIFCSRACSLGEDPNNSDSCDSAVQSRSPQHQRSERADKVRHPPRCAPQAPLGGANLYITLAKDSIHTGVENKGVNCSPQNGAPLVSGQPHLRGSYSPLPHIHLGNGFGPPWPRDASHYGLPSGERGSKPSLGSLEPQGELLGHTVHPLSSLHSRGTSTAIDCRSWVERSSPARPVFPPNQSPVLHVSRAPLSESPPLPPAIPDDFPPPLPTKARDFKACDSPVLSLPPPEDRLGSPPPLARNGAARVSFREPISSSYSVDEDEEEDEEEEENEEEEEEGRAGEGEDGRLDEEELEEGFGRRLHLKKGIPPQMDLLDGSGYQQRSLRRGVSRNRVTSDSSLHLGTERRFRRTPSDRPRLDALDWRGGGGGGGGGGRGGGDGERKGGPSLSLQQGHQKHEEGCSTCSSSSDSEEEGFFLGQPIPLPPQLRRQQQQQAAGGQEEDAKGEREEGGRDRGLRGSMRRGRQAESLGAKDKDKNCAIS; encoded by the exons GAAGATCTGCGTGCACTGCAagtgtgtgagggaggagcATGCGGTGCGCGCCGTCCCGGGACAGCTGGAGAAGATGATGACCAAGCTGGTGTCGGACTTCCAGAGGCACTCCATCTCCGACGACGACTCGGGATGCGCCTCCGAGGAGTACGCCTGGGTCCCGCCGGGGCTCAAGCCTGAACAG GTGTACCAGTACTTCAGCTGTCTCCCTGAGGACCGGGTGCCTTACGTCAACAGCCCCGGAGAGCGATACCGCATCAAGCAGCTGCTTCACCAGCTGCCCGCGCATGACAGTGAG CCCCAGTACTGCAACTCCCTGGACgatgaggagaagaaggagctgCGTCTGTTCAGCcagcagaggaagaggcagaaCCTGGGCCGCGGCATGGTGCGCCTCTTCCCCCTCACCATGACCGGGGGCGTCTGCCAGCAG tgCGAGCGGCAGATCAGCGGCGGGGACATTGCGGTGTTTGCGGGCCGGGCGGGGCAGGGCAGCTGCTGGCACCCCGAGTGCTTCCAGTGCGCCTCCTGCAGCGAGCTGCTGGTGGACCTCATCTACTTCCACCAGGAGGGGGAGATCTACTGCGGACGGCACCACGCCGAGAGGCTCAAGCCCCGCTGTCAGGCCTGCGACGAG ATCATCCTGGCTGACGAGTGCACGGAGGCGGAGGGCCGGCACTGGCACATGCAGCACTTCTGCTGCTTTGAGTGCGAGGCGTCGCTGGGCGGCCTGCGCTACATCATGAGGGAGAGCCGGCCGTACTGCTGCTCCTGCTACGAGGGCCTCTACGCAGAGTACTGCGACACCTGCGGGGATCAGAtcg GTATCGACCAGGGCCAGATGACGTACGAGGGCCAGCACTGGCACGCGGTGGAGTCCTGTTTCTGCTGCGCCCGCTGCCGCCTGGCGCTGCTCGGGCGTCCCTTCCTCCCGCGTGGGGGGCTTATCTTCTGCTCCCGGGCCTGTTCCCTGGGAGAGGACCCCAACAACTCTGACTCCTGCGACTCGGCCGTCCAGAGCCGGTCCCCGCAGCACCAGCGCTCCGAGAGGGCCGATAAAGTCAGGCATCCTCCGCGCTGTGCTCCACAAGCACCACTAGGGGGAGCCAACCTCTACATTACCCTCGCAAAGGACAGCATTCACACGGGGGTGGAGAATAAAG GTGTTAATTGCTCTCCTCAAAACGGCGCGCCTCTGGTGAGCGGCCAACCCCACCTACGAGGCTCGTACTCTCCCCTTCCTCACATTCACTTGGGGAACGGCTTCGGCCCGCCGTGGCCCAGAGACGCGTCCCACTACGGTTTGCCCTCTGGGGAGCGCGGGTCCAAACCGTCCCTGGGCAGCCTGGAGCCCCAGGGAGAGCTCCTGGGCCACACCGTGCACCCGCTCAGCAGCCTGCACTCCAGAGGCACGTCCACAGCCATCGACTGCAGGAGCTGGGTGGAGCGCAGCAGTCCTGCCCGACCAG TCTTCCCTCCCAACCAATCGCCGGTCCTCCATGTCAGCCGCGCCCCCCTCTCCGAgtccccccctctcccgcctGCCATCCCAGACGActtcccgccccccctccccaccaagGCCCGGGACTTTAAGGCCTGCGACTCCCCCGTGCTGAGTCTCCCCCCGCCGGAGGACCGCCTCGGCAGCCCCCCTCCGCTGGCCCGCAACGGGGCGGCCCGGGTCAGCTTCAGAGAGCCCATCAGCTCCAGCTATTCTGTggatgaagacgaggaggaggacgaggaggaagaggagaacgaggaggaggaggaggaggggcgggcgggagagggggaggacggcCGTCTGGATGAGGAAGAGTTGGAGGAAGGGTTCGGGCGCAGGCTGCATCTGAAGAAGGGCATTCCTCCTCAGATGGATCTACTGG ATGGATCCGGCTACCAGCAGCGCAGCCTGCGCCGCGGTGTGAGCCGCAACCGCGTCACCTCCGACTCCAGCCTCCACCTGGGCACCGAGAGGCGGTTCCGCCGCACGCCGTCGGACCGGCCGCGGCTCGACGCCCTGgactggagaggaggggggggaggaggaggaggaggaggaagaggaggaggagacggggagaggaagggcggcccctccctgtccctccagcAGGGCCACCAGAAACACGAGGAGGgctgctccacctgctcctcctcctcagactctgaggaggagggCTTCTTCCTGGGCCAGCCCATCCCGCTGCCCCCCCAGCTccggaggcagcagcagcagcaggccgcgGGCGGACAGGAGGAAGACGCCAagggggagcgggaggagggggggagggaccgGGGTCTCCGGGGCAGCATGAGGCGGGGAAGGCAGGCCGAGAGCTTGGGGGCCAAGGACAAAGACAAAAACTGTGCCATCTCCTAG